A region of Paraburkholderia sp. BL23I1N1 DNA encodes the following proteins:
- a CDS encoding porin yields MKRTFIAAGLVGSFAITAHAQSSVTLYGTLDAGLVYSNNQGGHSNWQQGSGSVSNTYFGLRGSEDLGGGLHAIFTLENGFNLNNGEFSESNTMFNRQAFVGLKSDQYGALTLGRQYDSVVDYLAPLSEAGAGYGNNLAAHPFDNDNLDNSFSIKNAVKYTSANYAGLKFGGLYGFSNSAGQFSNNRAWSVGASYDNGPLSVAAAYLQLNNSGSSNLSGAVSQGDGTAAVAANLQRTFGAGINYTYGPATAGFVYTHTQLDGITGVDVGGATLPGVAGTNLHLDNYELNGKYALTPALSLSASYTFTNGKMSGSNGSGDPKWHTVSLQGDYSLSKRTDVYVEGVYQHASGELGNFGANVAAINTLAPSSTGNQVAAAVGLRHRF; encoded by the coding sequence ATGAAAAGAACCTTCATCGCAGCAGGTCTCGTGGGCTCATTCGCCATCACCGCTCACGCACAAAGCAGCGTCACGTTGTACGGCACGCTGGACGCCGGCCTCGTCTACTCGAACAACCAGGGCGGCCACAGCAACTGGCAGCAAGGTAGCGGGTCGGTTTCGAACACCTACTTCGGCCTGCGCGGCAGCGAAGACCTGGGCGGCGGTCTGCATGCCATCTTCACGTTGGAAAACGGCTTCAACCTGAACAACGGCGAGTTTTCGGAAAGCAACACAATGTTCAATCGCCAGGCTTTCGTCGGCCTGAAGAGCGATCAATACGGCGCGCTGACGCTCGGCCGCCAGTACGATTCCGTGGTCGATTACCTCGCGCCGCTCTCCGAAGCGGGCGCGGGCTACGGCAACAACCTGGCCGCTCACCCGTTCGATAACGACAATCTGGACAACTCGTTCTCGATCAAGAACGCCGTGAAGTACACGAGCGCGAACTATGCCGGCCTGAAATTCGGCGGGCTGTACGGGTTCAGCAATTCGGCCGGTCAGTTCTCGAACAACCGCGCATGGAGCGTCGGCGCTTCGTACGACAACGGCCCGCTGAGCGTCGCCGCCGCTTACCTGCAACTGAACAACTCGGGCAGCTCGAACCTGAGCGGCGCCGTGTCGCAAGGCGACGGCACCGCGGCAGTCGCGGCGAATCTGCAGCGCACGTTCGGCGCGGGCATCAACTACACGTACGGCCCGGCAACGGCGGGTTTCGTCTACACGCATACGCAACTGGACGGCATCACGGGCGTGGACGTCGGCGGCGCGACGCTGCCTGGCGTGGCGGGTACGAACCTGCATCTGGACAACTACGAGTTGAACGGCAAATACGCACTGACGCCGGCACTGAGCCTCTCGGCTTCGTACACGTTCACCAACGGCAAGATGTCGGGTTCGAACGGCTCGGGCGATCCGAAGTGGCACACGGTGTCGCTGCAAGGCGACTACTCGCTGAGCAAGCGTACCGACGTGTACGTGGAAGGCGTGTATCAGCACGCATCGGGCGAGCTTGGCAACTTCGGCGCGAACGTGGCGGCGATCAACACGCTGGCACCGTCGTCGACTGGAAACCAGGTTGCTGCCGCCGTCGGTCTGCGTCATCGCTTCTAA
- a CDS encoding PhoX family phosphatase produces MAEPFDLSRRKALKLLAGAPMLPLGGLATASMLTACGGGGDDLRTPVKPVANFVSAAFSGMAAPTLADPAAMAKTTVGSTLSVQLSDGSRRTFKLAYQPFFVTGDTVPNITGGTILAGGYFDINNQPIIDRSVAGKERQFYSDCPDGSSLIRLDKPAVKGLKGNAVFAVVQFEYATRDQSLASMYGQLPSPIAVLTLDQDPATGKLTLVGYHNVDTSKAHGLWITCGASLSPWNTHLSSEEYEPDAVTIATNSQFKGFSRSLFGNETTANPYHYGHLPEVTVNSDGTGTIKKHYCLGRISHELIQVMPDKRTVLMGDDATNGGLFMFIADREADLSAGTLYVAKWTQVSASGTGAATLSWINLGHATSDEIEALANQLRASDIMDVATKDPADPTYTKINYNGTFNWVRVKPGMTKAATFLETHRYAALTGGSMGFTKLEGTTFNAKDKVLYSAMSRIEKSMVRGHAASTDVAVDKAINAGAVYALNMKGGQRDRGGNAINSDWVPVDMAAPAALVGEDLASADALGNTANPERIANPDNLKFSEKLRTLFIGEDSGMHVNNFLWAYNVDTKTLARVLSCPAGAESTGLHAVDEINGWTYVMSNFQHVGDWESPLHDKVQSTLDPLVRANYKDRFGATVGYLTADPAGIKL; encoded by the coding sequence ATGGCAGAGCCGTTCGACCTTTCCCGCCGCAAAGCCCTGAAACTACTCGCCGGTGCGCCGATGCTGCCGTTAGGCGGTCTCGCGACGGCATCGATGCTGACCGCGTGCGGAGGCGGTGGCGACGACCTGAGGACACCGGTCAAGCCGGTGGCCAATTTCGTCTCGGCGGCATTTAGCGGCATGGCCGCGCCGACGCTGGCAGACCCCGCCGCGATGGCGAAAACCACGGTCGGCTCGACCCTTTCGGTGCAACTGAGCGACGGCAGCCGCCGCACGTTCAAGCTCGCCTACCAGCCGTTCTTCGTCACCGGCGATACGGTGCCGAACATCACGGGCGGGACGATCCTGGCGGGCGGCTACTTCGACATCAACAATCAGCCGATCATCGATAGATCCGTTGCGGGTAAGGAGCGCCAGTTCTATTCGGATTGTCCGGACGGCAGCTCGCTGATCCGCCTCGACAAGCCCGCGGTGAAGGGGCTCAAGGGCAATGCGGTATTTGCCGTCGTGCAGTTCGAGTACGCGACGCGCGATCAGAGTCTGGCCTCGATGTATGGCCAGTTGCCCTCGCCGATCGCCGTGCTCACGCTCGATCAGGACCCGGCCACCGGCAAGCTCACGCTGGTGGGGTACCACAACGTCGATACGTCGAAGGCACATGGTTTGTGGATCACGTGCGGCGCGAGCCTCTCGCCGTGGAATACGCATCTGTCGAGTGAAGAGTACGAGCCGGACGCCGTGACGATTGCGACCAATAGCCAGTTCAAGGGCTTCAGCCGCAGCCTGTTCGGCAACGAAACCACGGCCAATCCCTATCACTATGGTCATCTGCCGGAAGTGACGGTCAATTCCGACGGCACCGGCACGATCAAAAAGCACTACTGCCTCGGCCGCATCTCGCACGAACTGATTCAGGTGATGCCTGACAAGCGCACCGTGCTGATGGGCGACGACGCCACCAACGGCGGCCTCTTCATGTTCATCGCCGATCGCGAGGCCGATCTGTCGGCGGGGACGCTGTATGTCGCGAAGTGGACGCAGGTGTCGGCGAGCGGCACGGGCGCGGCGACGCTCTCATGGATCAATCTGGGGCACGCGACCAGCGACGAAATCGAGGCGCTTGCCAACCAGTTGCGCGCGAGCGACATCATGGACGTCGCGACCAAAGACCCCGCCGATCCGACCTACACGAAGATCAACTACAACGGCACCTTCAACTGGGTTCGCGTCAAACCGGGCATGACCAAGGCCGCGACCTTCCTCGAAACGCATCGCTATGCAGCGTTGACGGGCGGCAGCATGGGTTTCACGAAGCTCGAAGGCACGACGTTCAATGCGAAGGACAAGGTGCTGTATTCGGCGATGTCACGCATCGAAAAATCGATGGTGCGAGGGCACGCCGCCTCGACCGACGTCGCCGTCGACAAGGCCATCAACGCCGGGGCGGTCTACGCGCTCAACATGAAGGGCGGCCAGCGCGACCGCGGCGGCAACGCCATCAACAGCGACTGGGTGCCGGTGGACATGGCCGCACCCGCGGCGCTGGTCGGCGAGGATCTGGCGTCCGCCGACGCGCTCGGCAACACGGCGAATCCGGAGCGCATTGCGAATCCGGATAACCTGAAGTTCTCGGAGAAACTGCGCACGCTGTTTATCGGCGAAGACAGCGGCATGCACGTCAACAATTTTCTGTGGGCTTACAACGTCGACACGAAGACGCTCGCACGTGTGCTGTCGTGTCCCGCGGGCGCGGAGTCGACGGGTTTGCACGCGGTCGACGAAATCAATGGCT